A single genomic interval of Aureliella helgolandensis harbors:
- a CDS encoding chemotaxis protein CheB, translating into MDLPHDNSTNTAAGCRELHVVGVGASAGGLEALEAFFRAIPADSGMAFVVVQHLSPDFKSHMEELLARQTNIPVYRVDHGVKVERNCIYLIPAKMEMVIDDGKLLLTERSSDRSLVHPIDTFFQSLATDIGRHAIGVILSGTGSDGSRGVKSIHAAGGLVIVQDEVSAKFDGMPLSARETGAVDLVLTPSAIAEALVRYTQEGISREKLAEEDLAFGSMEEEAQILHLLHRKSSLDFAQYKSSTVGRRIYRRLQLSGLQHMAEYVERLMVDDHELNELYKDLLIGVTKFFRDSEAFEALRAHALTKWLSRPAPRDMLRIWVAACASGEEAYSIAILLDEEMRRQKIHLDFKIFATDAHSGSLNLAGKGIYSVDAVAELSPERIERYFSQTSNGYQISRDIRNRVVFATHNILNDAPFTQMDLVTCRNMLIYLQPAAQKKALSMFHFALKADGFLFLGPSETCGELAGEFQSIDQRWRIFTKRRDVRLPVTTGVLVKRRSEKLPYASLTPPTPKSNRVDAELLSVYEELHALKMGCSILVGENGEMLHLFGDAERFLRPRRGRPSNLLLEMIHESLKSSIASAWHQAVTKRKTVRYASTAFTGAASPESIRITMQPLNDNLSRPCNVLVEFEPALETAPPEAPIPDQSQQEHDQSRMESLESQLQSSQENLQATIEEMETSNEELQASNEELIASNEELQSTNEELHSVNEELYTVNAEHQRRVEELALANDDMDNLLATTRVGVIFLDDGLYIRRFTPEIARVFRLEQHDTGRSMEQFAHVLNHPSLLEDLQAVLQQQEERELTVRDRNGTPYLLRILPYQSGDATRGVVLTLIDISSLTAAQSESNLRQLAIESAVNGIIISDPLQSGNPITYANQGFLALTGYERDEVLGRNCKFLQGAKTDPETIQTIRAALDRGEPVRVTLLNYRKDGSEFWNDLQITPVFDLDGEVRHFVGVQHDITNQMTAQKALQEANAASLRANEAKNSFLATMSHELRTPLTAVLGFADILRSESEEPDYLEKVDTIKRNGTYLLALLNDILDLSKVEAGKMRFERQRVDIRRVMADIENLMSNRSQDAQVALQFEYATQLPAEITADEVRVRQILVNLISNALKFTEAGHVTVSTVVNHDARGRRLEISVEDTGIGITPKQMERLFQPFSQANKQTTRKFGGTGLGLSISKRLAEGMGGTILAASRLGKGSRFTLLLPLSQSDSEITSEAKAPGSTPPHSGHVHTKYPQINSRVLLADDRRDVWQVGKYFLEKCGADVTIVENGQQAVTAVKRSVDEGTPFQLILMDMQMPVMSGREAVAVIREQGIATPIIALTADAMEGEREACIAMGCNEYFPKPIDGPRLMKMVATLISADSNSS; encoded by the coding sequence ATGGATTTGCCACACGACAATTCGACCAATACGGCAGCAGGCTGCCGGGAGCTGCATGTTGTTGGAGTCGGTGCATCGGCAGGCGGGTTGGAGGCTCTCGAAGCATTCTTTCGCGCCATACCAGCTGATAGCGGGATGGCGTTTGTCGTGGTCCAGCACTTGTCTCCAGATTTTAAAAGCCACATGGAGGAATTGCTAGCCCGGCAGACCAACATCCCAGTCTACCGAGTCGACCATGGCGTGAAGGTCGAACGAAATTGTATTTACCTCATTCCAGCCAAGATGGAGATGGTCATTGACGACGGCAAGTTGTTGTTGACCGAAAGGAGTTCGGACCGCTCGCTGGTCCACCCCATCGACACCTTCTTCCAGTCGTTGGCGACCGACATCGGGCGTCACGCGATTGGCGTCATTTTGTCGGGCACCGGCAGCGATGGGTCTCGTGGAGTGAAGTCGATCCACGCAGCGGGCGGTTTGGTAATCGTCCAAGATGAAGTGTCTGCCAAATTCGACGGAATGCCACTTAGCGCGCGTGAGACAGGTGCCGTCGACCTCGTTTTGACGCCATCCGCCATTGCCGAAGCGTTGGTCCGCTATACGCAGGAAGGAATTTCACGCGAGAAGCTGGCCGAGGAAGATCTGGCTTTTGGCAGCATGGAAGAAGAAGCTCAAATCTTACATCTACTGCATCGTAAAAGTTCCCTCGATTTCGCCCAATACAAATCCAGCACCGTGGGTAGGCGGATTTATCGTCGCTTGCAACTCTCAGGTCTGCAGCACATGGCCGAGTACGTGGAACGGTTGATGGTCGATGATCACGAGTTGAACGAACTTTACAAGGATTTGTTGATTGGAGTCACCAAGTTCTTTCGTGACAGCGAGGCTTTCGAAGCGCTACGTGCACACGCGCTGACCAAGTGGTTATCTCGGCCCGCCCCCAGGGACATGTTGCGAATCTGGGTAGCCGCATGTGCCAGTGGCGAAGAGGCCTATTCAATCGCGATTCTACTCGACGAGGAAATGCGCAGGCAAAAAATCCACCTGGACTTCAAAATCTTCGCCACGGACGCTCACAGTGGTTCTCTAAATCTTGCTGGCAAGGGCATCTACTCCGTGGATGCGGTGGCCGAGTTGTCTCCCGAGCGAATTGAACGCTACTTTTCTCAAACGTCCAATGGTTATCAGATCAGCCGTGACATTCGCAACAGGGTGGTATTTGCTACGCACAATATTCTCAACGACGCGCCCTTCACGCAGATGGATTTGGTCACCTGTCGCAACATGCTGATCTATCTCCAGCCGGCGGCACAGAAAAAAGCGTTGTCCATGTTCCACTTCGCGCTTAAGGCCGACGGATTTTTGTTTCTGGGCCCTAGTGAAACCTGCGGAGAATTAGCGGGTGAATTTCAATCGATCGACCAACGGTGGCGGATCTTTACCAAGCGACGCGACGTTCGATTGCCGGTCACTACTGGAGTGCTCGTCAAGCGTCGTAGTGAAAAGCTGCCTTATGCCTCGCTCACTCCGCCAACACCCAAGAGCAATCGCGTTGACGCGGAGTTGTTGAGCGTCTACGAAGAACTGCATGCCTTGAAAATGGGCTGCAGCATCTTAGTCGGCGAAAATGGCGAGATGCTGCATCTCTTCGGAGATGCCGAGCGATTCCTGCGACCACGCCGAGGTAGACCCTCCAATCTGCTGCTTGAGATGATCCACGAATCCCTCAAATCATCCATAGCCTCAGCTTGGCATCAAGCCGTCACGAAGCGAAAGACGGTTCGATACGCATCGACGGCCTTCACCGGTGCGGCTTCCCCCGAGTCGATTCGCATCACCATGCAACCACTCAATGACAATCTGAGTCGACCTTGCAATGTCTTGGTCGAGTTCGAACCGGCCTTAGAAACGGCACCACCGGAGGCCCCCATCCCAGACCAGTCGCAGCAGGAACATGATCAATCGCGAATGGAATCGCTGGAGTCGCAATTGCAATCTTCGCAAGAGAACTTGCAGGCCACAATCGAGGAGATGGAAACCTCCAACGAAGAGTTGCAAGCTTCCAATGAAGAGTTGATCGCATCCAACGAGGAGCTGCAGAGCACCAACGAAGAGCTGCACAGCGTCAACGAGGAGCTTTACACCGTTAACGCTGAACATCAACGACGCGTCGAAGAGTTGGCTCTGGCCAATGACGACATGGACAACCTGCTGGCAACCACGCGCGTCGGAGTTATCTTCCTCGATGACGGACTTTACATTCGAAGATTTACGCCAGAGATCGCCCGTGTGTTCCGTTTGGAACAGCACGATACTGGTCGGTCCATGGAGCAATTTGCTCATGTTTTGAACCATCCCAGCTTGCTGGAGGATTTGCAGGCCGTCCTCCAGCAACAGGAAGAACGTGAGCTTACCGTCCGCGATCGAAACGGCACCCCCTACCTACTTCGAATATTGCCTTATCAGAGTGGCGACGCTACTCGCGGCGTGGTGTTGACCTTGATTGACATCTCGTCACTAACCGCCGCTCAATCGGAGAGCAATCTGCGGCAGCTCGCGATCGAATCGGCCGTCAACGGCATCATCATCTCGGACCCGTTGCAATCTGGAAATCCAATCACCTATGCCAACCAGGGATTCCTCGCCCTGACCGGTTATGAGCGTGATGAAGTCTTGGGACGCAATTGCAAATTTCTGCAAGGTGCGAAAACCGATCCAGAAACGATTCAGACCATTCGCGCTGCTCTCGATCGTGGTGAACCTGTCCGCGTTACGCTGCTCAATTATCGCAAGGATGGCAGCGAATTTTGGAACGACCTCCAAATCACTCCCGTGTTTGACTTGGATGGAGAAGTTCGCCATTTCGTCGGTGTGCAACACGACATCACCAACCAAATGACGGCCCAGAAGGCGCTGCAAGAGGCCAACGCGGCAAGTCTGCGCGCTAACGAAGCCAAGAACTCGTTTCTTGCCACCATGTCTCATGAACTGCGCACGCCACTGACCGCCGTTCTCGGATTTGCTGATATCTTGCGAAGCGAATCGGAGGAACCCGACTATCTCGAAAAAGTCGACACGATCAAACGGAACGGAACGTACTTGTTGGCTTTGCTCAACGACATTTTGGATCTGTCCAAAGTCGAAGCTGGCAAGATGCGATTCGAACGACAACGTGTCGACATTCGACGCGTGATGGCAGATATCGAAAACTTGATGTCCAATCGCTCCCAAGACGCGCAAGTTGCACTGCAATTCGAATACGCAACGCAGCTGCCCGCAGAGATCACCGCTGACGAAGTCCGTGTTCGCCAAATCCTCGTCAATCTGATTAGCAATGCGTTGAAATTCACGGAAGCCGGCCACGTCACCGTCAGTACTGTCGTCAATCACGACGCCCGAGGCAGAAGATTGGAAATTTCGGTAGAGGATACAGGGATTGGAATCACCCCCAAGCAGATGGAACGACTGTTCCAACCGTTCAGTCAAGCGAACAAGCAAACAACGCGAAAATTTGGGGGCACGGGTCTCGGGCTAAGCATTAGCAAGCGGCTCGCCGAGGGCATGGGGGGCACGATCCTTGCCGCAAGTCGACTCGGCAAAGGGAGCCGGTTCACATTGCTACTCCCACTGTCTCAATCCGACAGCGAGATCACCAGCGAGGCGAAGGCCCCTGGCAGTACGCCGCCGCACTCAGGGCACGTGCACACCAAATATCCTCAGATTAATTCACGCGTTCTGCTGGCAGACGACCGCCGGGATGTCTGGCAGGTCGGCAAGTACTTCTTGGAAAAATGTGGCGCAGATGTCACGATTGTCGAAAATGGCCAGCAAGCAGTCACAGCGGTGAAACGATCCGTTGATGAGGGAACCCCCTTCCAACTTATTCTGATGGATATGCAAATGCCGGTGATGTCAGGCCGAGAAGCTGTCGCCGTGATTCGAGAACAAGGTATTGCCACCCCCATCATTGCCCTGACCGCCGATGCAATGGAAGGAGAGCGCGAAGCCTGCATTGCAATGGGCTGCAACGAATATTTCCCGAAACCCATTGACGGTCCACGCTTGATGAAAATGGTCGCCACACTAATCTCGGCAGATTCGAATTCGTCGTAA
- a CDS encoding YihY/virulence factor BrkB family protein, with the protein MLSTVRKAIEQFSRDDCPTLAASLAYYTLFAMPPLLYLLVSIVSLGMSITYEHDQAVDRARAFMEQQAAQLIGNQAAAQEIGTIIRNSSNPNGTWWKSFLSLAGVLVGATGLLTVLQSSLNRVWRVQPREGAFTKRFLLKRLLSLAMILVFGLLLLISFVVATVLNLLTEYLTQQMGVEGNWPALVNQLVSFASTWLFFAAVFRWMPDALVSWHSALVGGLFTVVLFTLGRWALFTYLSYSNPGQELGSAAASLVVILLWVYYSSLILLFGAEFTFNLNSQLATPENGAERTTPK; encoded by the coding sequence ATGCTCTCTACTGTCCGTAAAGCGATCGAGCAATTCTCGCGAGACGACTGCCCAACGCTGGCAGCATCGTTAGCCTACTACACACTCTTCGCGATGCCTCCGCTCTTGTACCTATTGGTATCGATTGTCTCGCTCGGAATGTCGATCACCTACGAGCACGATCAGGCAGTGGATCGAGCGAGAGCTTTTATGGAGCAACAAGCGGCACAACTAATTGGCAACCAAGCGGCTGCCCAAGAAATCGGCACGATTATTCGGAACAGTAGCAATCCGAACGGGACTTGGTGGAAGTCATTCTTGAGCCTGGCGGGAGTCCTCGTGGGAGCAACAGGTTTGCTCACAGTGCTGCAAAGTTCCCTAAACCGAGTTTGGCGCGTCCAACCACGCGAGGGTGCCTTCACCAAACGATTTTTGTTGAAACGGCTGTTATCACTGGCGATGATCCTAGTCTTCGGCCTACTTCTCCTAATTTCGTTTGTGGTGGCAACAGTACTCAACCTGCTGACGGAGTATTTGACGCAGCAAATGGGGGTTGAAGGCAACTGGCCTGCACTCGTCAATCAGCTGGTGAGCTTCGCATCGACTTGGCTATTCTTCGCTGCGGTCTTTCGCTGGATGCCGGATGCACTGGTTAGCTGGCACAGTGCGCTGGTGGGCGGTCTCTTCACGGTGGTGCTCTTCACCCTGGGCCGCTGGGCACTATTCACCTACTTATCCTATTCGAATCCCGGACAAGAACTCGGTTCTGCAGCAGCTTCCCTGGTAGTGATTTTGCTGTGGGTCTACTATTCCTCGCTCATTTTGCTCTTCGGCGCGGAGTTCACGTTCAACTTGAATTCGCAGCTGGCTACGCCGGAAAACGGTGCTGAACGCACCACCCCGAAATAG
- a CDS encoding pectate lyase family protein, producing the protein MNSNTFSLVLHQALLSLGVVAAFGPVVWGQPPSTRALPAFPGAEGFGAESRGGRGGEVIEVTNLNDRGPGSFRAACEAANPRTVVFRTGGTITLKSTVQIREPYITIAGQTAPGGGILLKADPRFDGPVLNVGTHDATVRGLRIRRGPTAEKGCCGDGLSITSASTPPHDVIVDHCSISWSTDENVESWYAANDITIQWCIISEALDDSSHEKGPHSKGTIIGAEVRRVSYHHNLLAHNVARNPLISNNDGPNHVVNNLVYNWKYFGAEFSHVGEHPPRVNLIGNTYQPGPDTRQVRYEVSLKDYPMEPTFYARDNRGHHRQEDDEREWSLVGDGSSGLGADWMRVPANSQIQRAEPWPDSPIPITVQPSEQASQLVLAAAGAILPRRDTVDERIILDVRNRTGKCIDDPSEVGGWPLIDEGRPAADIDHDGMPDAWEVEHGLNSSDAADRNGLDLSSTAGYTNLEMYLNGLWE; encoded by the coding sequence TTGAATTCCAACACTTTCAGCTTAGTTCTTCATCAAGCTCTCTTGAGCCTTGGTGTTGTCGCGGCGTTCGGTCCAGTCGTGTGGGGACAGCCGCCCTCAACCCGAGCACTGCCCGCATTTCCCGGTGCGGAAGGGTTTGGTGCTGAATCGCGTGGCGGGCGTGGAGGGGAAGTCATTGAAGTCACCAATTTGAATGATCGTGGCCCAGGGAGTTTTCGCGCTGCCTGCGAAGCGGCAAATCCAAGGACAGTGGTCTTTCGCACTGGCGGCACCATCACCCTGAAGTCAACGGTTCAAATTCGCGAGCCCTATATAACGATCGCGGGACAGACGGCTCCTGGCGGCGGAATATTGCTGAAGGCTGACCCACGGTTCGATGGACCTGTCCTGAATGTCGGTACACATGATGCCACGGTGCGCGGGCTGCGCATTCGCCGGGGGCCCACTGCGGAGAAAGGCTGCTGCGGAGACGGGTTGAGCATTACCAGTGCAAGCACTCCACCCCATGATGTAATTGTCGATCATTGTTCGATCAGCTGGTCGACTGATGAGAATGTTGAATCTTGGTACGCCGCCAATGATATCACCATTCAGTGGTGCATTATCTCGGAAGCACTCGACGATAGTAGTCACGAGAAGGGCCCGCACAGCAAGGGTACCATCATCGGGGCAGAGGTTCGCCGGGTCTCCTATCACCACAATCTGCTGGCCCACAATGTTGCCCGCAATCCGTTGATCTCGAATAACGACGGACCCAATCATGTGGTCAACAATCTGGTCTACAACTGGAAGTATTTTGGTGCGGAATTTAGCCACGTTGGCGAGCATCCGCCACGAGTGAATCTGATTGGAAACACTTATCAGCCTGGCCCTGATACACGCCAGGTAAGGTATGAAGTCTCCTTGAAAGACTACCCGATGGAGCCGACGTTCTATGCACGCGACAATCGAGGTCACCATCGGCAGGAAGATGATGAAAGGGAATGGTCGTTGGTAGGAGATGGGTCCTCTGGTCTTGGGGCCGACTGGATGCGCGTCCCTGCGAATAGTCAGATCCAGCGAGCAGAACCCTGGCCGGACTCACCGATTCCTATCACGGTTCAGCCATCCGAGCAGGCGAGCCAACTTGTGTTGGCCGCTGCGGGGGCAATCTTACCTCGGCGGGATACCGTGGACGAACGGATCATTCTTGATGTGCGAAACAGGACTGGCAAGTGCATTGACGATCCATCGGAGGTGGGGGGCTGGCCCTTGATCGATGAGGGGCGTCCCGCTGCCGACATCGACCACGATGGCATGCCCGACGCATGGGAAGTCGAACACGGGTTGAACTCCTCCGACGCAGCGGATCGCAATGGATTGGACCTTAGCAGCACGGCGGGATATACCAATCTTGAGATGTATTTGAACGGTCTTTGGGAATGA
- a CDS encoding CocE/NonD family hydrolase — translation MGFDRWIESWQLLIFSSSLRRIAMELDKYYESKTVIMSPVRSELSAVGRGLFVAIGLLLLVASGSLASANEFVVEKNVMLPMRDGVHLATDIYRPAQNGKAVEEPLPVILSRLPYNKDGQAGAAKYYATHGYVFVAQDTRGRYNSEGEWHMLSDDGDDGVDCAAWIGKQAWSDGKIGMIGTSYFGGTQHAMALAGAPELATVIPVDAMSNMGRQSLRNGGAFELRFWNWIFLNAGRGSRAARDAGTADVLATLAEQRLAYLDQLPTRRGTTPLKLAPEYEDWLVSAMEHGINDTFWAQNNIVDAPENYKDIPVYLVSGWYDSWGGNTTANFMALNRTIKGPVYMIMGPWIHGQQAAYAHGQVNFGKQAAIADQWAWRKEWYDHWLKGVDNSVGKAAPFETRVRIFVMGTGDGRKDGNGRLRHGGFWRNENEWPLARTEYTDFYLQADGGLSEAPSPIEESVTQFQFSPDNPVPTIGGNISSGDDILVQGAWNQMGGPHIWNFQQPIPLSARKDVLVFQSEPLESDLEVTGEIEVRLFASSSAVDTDFTAKLIDVYPPSEDWPGGFDLNIGDGIIRGRFRESLQREVLMNPGEAYEFTIKLYPTSNVFKKGHRIRVDVSSSNFPRFDVNPNTGEPLNRQRMSNVAVQTIYHDADHPSRIVLPVIPPQARGAVR, via the coding sequence ATGGGTTTCGATCGATGGATCGAAAGCTGGCAATTGCTGATTTTCTCGTCCTCCCTACGGCGGATCGCAATGGAGTTGGATAAATACTATGAAAGTAAAACCGTGATCATGAGTCCAGTAAGAAGCGAGCTGTCTGCAGTCGGGCGAGGGTTATTCGTGGCAATCGGATTGCTGCTGCTCGTCGCGAGCGGCAGCCTCGCTTCGGCCAATGAATTTGTGGTAGAGAAAAATGTAATGTTGCCGATGCGAGATGGCGTGCATTTGGCGACCGACATATATCGCCCAGCCCAGAATGGCAAGGCAGTCGAAGAACCGCTACCGGTCATCCTTTCGCGACTTCCCTACAACAAAGACGGGCAAGCTGGTGCGGCGAAGTATTACGCCACGCACGGCTACGTTTTTGTCGCCCAAGACACTCGCGGTCGATACAACTCCGAGGGCGAATGGCACATGCTTAGTGACGACGGCGACGACGGAGTCGATTGCGCGGCATGGATTGGCAAACAGGCGTGGTCCGATGGTAAGATCGGAATGATCGGCACGTCGTACTTCGGCGGCACCCAGCACGCGATGGCTTTGGCTGGGGCGCCCGAATTGGCAACGGTAATTCCGGTCGATGCAATGTCGAACATGGGCCGCCAAAGTCTTCGAAATGGCGGTGCGTTCGAGCTGCGATTTTGGAATTGGATTTTTCTGAATGCCGGACGAGGAAGTCGAGCGGCGCGCGATGCGGGAACGGCTGACGTACTGGCAACACTGGCGGAACAAAGACTTGCGTATTTGGACCAACTGCCGACACGGCGTGGCACGACTCCTCTGAAACTGGCACCGGAGTATGAAGACTGGTTGGTTTCCGCGATGGAGCACGGCATCAACGACACCTTTTGGGCTCAAAACAATATCGTCGATGCACCAGAGAACTACAAAGACATTCCCGTCTACCTAGTGTCCGGTTGGTACGACTCTTGGGGTGGAAACACGACGGCAAATTTCATGGCACTCAATCGCACGATCAAGGGGCCCGTCTACATGATCATGGGGCCGTGGATTCACGGTCAGCAAGCCGCCTACGCTCACGGTCAAGTGAATTTCGGCAAACAAGCGGCTATCGCGGACCAATGGGCATGGCGTAAGGAGTGGTACGACCATTGGCTCAAAGGAGTCGACAACTCGGTCGGAAAGGCAGCACCGTTCGAAACGCGCGTCCGAATCTTTGTGATGGGTACCGGTGATGGCAGAAAAGATGGCAATGGCCGTTTGCGGCACGGCGGGTTTTGGCGAAACGAAAACGAATGGCCGCTGGCGCGAACCGAGTACACCGATTTCTATCTGCAAGCAGACGGTGGATTGTCGGAAGCCCCATCCCCCATCGAAGAGTCAGTCACCCAGTTCCAGTTTTCGCCCGATAATCCCGTGCCGACTATCGGCGGCAACATCTCATCCGGTGATGATATCCTCGTCCAAGGTGCCTGGAACCAGATGGGCGGCCCGCATATTTGGAATTTCCAGCAGCCCATTCCGCTCTCCGCCCGCAAGGACGTACTGGTATTCCAGTCAGAGCCGCTTGAAAGCGATCTTGAAGTCACCGGTGAAATCGAGGTGCGTTTGTTCGCTTCAAGTTCCGCTGTTGACACCGACTTCACCGCTAAATTGATTGATGTCTACCCACCGTCGGAAGATTGGCCAGGCGGATTCGATCTGAATATCGGCGATGGCATCATTCGTGGCCGATTTCGCGAATCCCTCCAGAGAGAAGTTTTGATGAATCCCGGGGAGGCGTATGAGTTCACGATCAAACTGTATCCGACTTCTAACGTATTCAAGAAGGGACACCGCATCCGAGTCGACGTTTCGAGCTCCAACTTCCCACGCTTTGATGTCAATCCAAATACAGGCGAACCGCTCAACCGTCAGAGGATGTCCAACGTGGCGGTCCAGACGATCTATCACGATGCGGACCATCCGAGCCGAATCGTATTGCCAGTCATCCCACCGCAAGCCCGCGGGGCCGTTCGGTAG